Genomic DNA from Streptomyces sp. AM 2-1-1:
GAACGCTGGCGGCGTGCTTAACACATGCAAGTCGAACGATGAAGCCTTTCGGGGTGGATTAGTGGCGAACGGGTGAGTAACACGTGGGCAATCTGCCCTTCACTCTGGGACAAGCCCTGGAAACGGGGTCTAATACCGGATAACACTCTGTCCCGCATGGGACGGGGTTAAAAGCTCCGGCGGTGAAGGATGAGCCCGCGGCCTATCAGCTTGTTGGTGGGGTAATGGCCTACCAAGGCGACGACGGGTAGCCGGCCTGAGAGGGCGACCGGCCACACTGGGACTGAGACACGGCCCAGACTCCTACGGGAGGCAGCAGTGGGGAATATTGCACAATGGGCGAAAGCCTGATGCAGCGACGCCGCGTGAGGGATGACGGCCTTCGGGTTGTAAACCTCTTTCAGCAGGGAAGAAGCGAAAGTGACGGTACCTGCAGAAGAAGCGCCGGCTAACTACGTGCCAGCAGCCGCGGTAATACGTAGGGCGCAAGCGTTGTCCGGAATTATTGGGCGTAAAGAGCTCGTAGGCGGCTTGTCACGTCGGATGTGAAAGCCCGGGGCTTAACCCCGGGTCTGCATTCGATACGGGCTAGCTAGAGTGTGGTAGGGGAGATCGGAATTCCTGGTGTAGCGGTGAAATGCGCAGATATCAGGAGGAACACCGGTGGCGAAGGCGGATCTCTGGGCCATTACTGACGCTGAGGAGCGAAAGCGTGGGGAGCGAACAGGATTAGATACCCTGGTAGTCCACGCCGTAAACGTTGGGAACTAGGTGTTGGCGACATTCCACGTCGTCGGTGCCGCAGCTAACGCATTAAGTTCCCCGCCTGGGGAGTACGGCCGCAAGGCTAAAACTCAAAGGAATTGACGGGGGCCCGCACAAGCAGCGGAGCATGTGGCTTAATTCGACGCAACGCGAAGAACCTTACCAAGGCTTGACATATACCGGAAAGCATCAGAGATGGTGCCCCCCTTGTGGTCGGTATACAGGTGGTGCATGGCTGTCGTCAGCTCGTGTCGTGAGATGTTGGGTTAAGTCCCGCAACGAGCGCAACCCTTGTTCTGTGTTGCCAGCATGCCCTTCGGGGTGATGGGGACTCACAGGAGACTGCCGGGGTCAACTCGGAGGAAGGTGGGGACGACGTCAAGTCATCATGCCCCTTATGTCTTGGGCTGCACACGTGCTACAATGGCCGGTACAATGAGCTGCGATGCCGCGAGGCGGAGCGAATCTCAAAAAGCCGGTCTCAGTTCGGATTGGGGTCTGCAACTCGACCCCATGAAGTCGGAGTTGCTAGTAATCGCAGATCAGCATTGCTGCGGTGAATACGTTCCCGGGCCTTGTACACACCGCCCGTCACGTCACGAAAGTCGGTAACACCCGAAGCCGGTGGCCCAACCCCTTGTGGGAGGGAGCTGTCGAAGGTGGGACTGGCGATTGGGACGAAGTCGTAACAAGGTAGCCGTACCGGAAGGTGCGGCTGGATCACCTCCTTTCTAAGGAGCATTTCTTACCCGGTTTCGGCTGGGTCAGAGGCCAGTACACCGGCGAATGTTCGGTGCTGGTTGCTCATGGGTGGAACGTTGACTATTCAGCACCTGGTGGTTCTGCCGGGTCGTGAGTACTGCTCTTCGGGGCGTGGAAAACGATCGGGCCGGATTCCGGGTGCTGGGCACGCTGTTGGGTGTCTGAAGGTATGGCCGTAAGGCTGCCTTCGACGCCGGCCCCAGTGCACTCGTCCGTTCCGGTCGGGGTGATGGGTGGCTGGTCGTTGCTTGAGAACTGCACAGTGGACGCGAGCATCTGTGGCCAAGTTTTTAAGGGCGCACGGTGGATGCCTTGGCACCAGGAACCGATGAAGGACGTGGGAGGCCACGATAGTCCCCGGGGAGCTGTCAACCTAGCTTTGATCCGGGGGTTTCCGAATGGGGAAACCCGGCAGTCGTCATGGGCTGTCACCCACTGCTGAACACATAGGCAGTGTGGAGGGAACGAGGGGAAGTGAAACATCTCAGTACCCTCAGGAAGAGAAAACAACCGTGATTCCGGGAGTAGTGGCGAGCGAAACTGGAACAGGCCAAACCGTATGTGTGTGATACCCGGCAGGGGTTGCGCATGCGGGGTTGTGGGATCTCTCTTTCATAGTCTGCCGACTGTGAGACGAGTCAGAAACCGTTGATGTAGGCGAAGGACATGCGAAAGGTCCGGCGTAGAGGGTAAGACCCCCGTAGCTGAAACATCAACGGCTCGTTTGAGAGACACCCAAGTAGCACGGGGCCCGAGAAATCCCGTGTGAATCTGGCGGGACCACCCGCTAAGCCTAAATATTCCCTGGTGACCGATAGCGGATAGTACCGTGAGGGAATGGTGAAAAGTACCGCGGGAGCGGAGTGAAATAGTACCTGAAACCGTGTGCCTACAAGCCGTGGGAGCGTCGCTGTATGTGCTTGCACATGCAGTCGTGACTGCGTGCCTTTTGAAGAATGAGCCTGCGAGTTAGCGGTGTGTAGCGAGGTTAACCCGTGTGGGGAAGCCGTAGCGAAAGCGAGTCCGAACAGGGCGATTGAGTTGCACGCTCTAGACCCGAAGCGGAGTGATCTAGCCATGGGCAGGTTGAAGCGGAGGTAAGACTTCGTGGAGGACCGAACCCACCAGGGTTGAAAACCTGGGGGATGACCTGTGGTTAGGGGTGAAAGGCCAATCAAACTCCGTGATAGCTGGTTCTCCCCGAAATGCATTTAGGTGCAGCGTCGTGTGTTTCTTGCCGGAGGTAGAGCACTGGATAGGCGATGGGCCCCAACGGGTTACTGACCTTAGCCAAACTCCGAATGCCGGTAAGTGAGAGCGCGGCAGTGAGACTGTGGGGGATAAGCTCCATGGTCGAGAGGGAAACAGCCCAGAGCATCGACTAAGGCCCCTAAGCGTACGCTAAGTGGGAAAGGATGTGGAGTCGCAGAGACAACCAGGAGGTTGGCTTAGAAGCAGCCACCCTTGAAAGAGTGCGTAATAGCTCACTGGTCAAGTGATTCCGCGCCGACAATGTAGCGGGGCTCAAGCGTACCGCCGAAGTCGTGTCATTCCAGCACATACCCCCAACGGGGGCTGGGATGGGTAGGGGAGCGTCGTGTGCCGGGTGAAGCAGCCGCGGAAGCGAGTTGTGGACGGTTCACGAGTGAGAATGCAGGCATGAGTAGCGATACACACGTGAGAAACGTGTGCGCCGATTGACTAAGGGTTCCTGGGTCAAGCTGATCTGCCCAGGGTAAGTCGGGACCTAAGGCGAGGCCGACAGGCGTAGTCGATGGACAACCGGTTGATATTCCGGTACCCGCTTTGAAACGCCCAGTACTGAATCAGGCGATGCTAAGTCCGTGAAGCCGGCCCGATCTCTTCGGAGTTGAGGGTAGTGGTGGAGCCGATGAACCAGACTTGTAGTAGGTAAGCGATGGGGTGACGCAGGAAGGTAGTCCAGCCCGGGCGGTGGTTGTCCCGGGGTAAGGGTGTAGGCCGTGTGGTAGGCAAATCCGTCACACATGAGGCTGAGACCTGATGCCGAGCCGATTGTGGCGAAGTGGATGATCCTATGCTGTCGAGAAAAGCCTCTAGCGAGTTTCATGGCGGCCCGTACCCTAAACCGACTCAGGTGGTCAGGTAGAGAATACCGAGGCGTTCGGGTGAACTATGGTTAAGGAACTCGGCAAAATGCCCCCGTAACTTCGGGAGAAGGGGGGCCATCACTGGTGATTGGATTTACTCCATGAGCTGGGGGTGGCCGCAGAGACCAGCGAGAAGCGACTGTTTACTAAAAACACAGGTCCGTGCGAAGCCGTAAGGCGATGTATACGGACTGACGCCTGCCCGGTGCTGGAACGTTAAGGGGACCGGTTAGCTGACTTTCGGGTCGGCGAAGCTGAGAACTTAAGCGCCAGTAAACGGCGGTGGTAACTATAACCATCCTAAGGTAGCGAAATTCCTTGTCGGGTAAGTTCCGACCTGCACGAATGGCGTAACGACTTCTCGACTGTCTCAACCATAGGCCCGGTGAAATTGCACTACGAGTAAAGATGCTCGTTTCGCGCAGCAGGACGGAAAGACCCCGGGACCTTTACTACAGTTTGATATTGGTGTTCGGTTCGGCTTGTGTAGGATAGGTGGGAGACTTTGAAGCGGCCACGCCAGTGGTTGTGGAGTCGCCGTTGAAATACCACTCTGGTCGTGCTGGATGTCTAACCTCGGTCCGTGATCCGGATCAGGGACAGTGTCTGATGGGTAGTTTAACTGGGGCGGTTGCCTCCTAAAGAGTAACGGAGGCGCCCAAAGGTTCCCTCAGCCTGGTTGGTAATCAGGTGTTGAGTGTAAGTGCACAAGGGAGCTTGACTGTGAGACCGACGGGTCGAGCAGGGACGAAAGTCGGGACTAGTGATCCGGCAGTGGCTTGTGGAAGCGCTGTCGCTCAACGGATAAAAGGTACCCCGGGGATAACAGGCTGATCTTCCCCAAGAGTCCATATCGACGGGATGGTTTGGCACCTCGATGTCGGCTCGTCGCATCCTGGGGCTGGAGTCGGTCCCAAGGGTTGGGCTGTTCGCCCATTAAAGCGGTACGCGAGCTGGGTTTAGAACGTCGTGAGACAGTTCGGTCCCTATCCGCTGTGCGCGTAGGAATATTGAGAAGGGCTGTCCCTAGTACGAGAGGACCGGGACGGACGAACCTCTGGTGTGCCAGTTGTCCTGCCAAGGGCATGGCTGGTTGGCTACGTTCGGAAAGGATAACCGCTGAAAGCATCTAAGCGGGAAGCCTGCTTCGAGATGAGTATTCCCACCCCCTTTGAGGGGTTAAGGCTCCCAGTAGACGACTGGGTTGATAGGCCAGATGTGGAAGCCCGGTAACGGGTGGAGCTGACTGGTACTAATAGGCCGAGGGCTTGTCCTCAGTTGCTCGCGTCCACTGTGTTGTTCCCGGGTTGCGAACAGTCGCTTCCGGTTGAACAGCTTCACTAACTTAATTGAAAAGTGTGCTTGTTCGCTAGAACCCGATAGGGTTTCGGTGGTCATTGCGTTAGGGAAACGCCCGGTTACATTCCGAACCCGGAAGCTAAGCCTTTCAGCGCCGATGGTACTGCAGGGGGGACCCTGTGGGAGAGTAGGACGCCGCCGAACAATCTTTCAAGGACCCTTGGTCCCAGCGTTCACGCTGGGACCAAGGGTCTTTTTGTTTTCCCGAAGCGCGTCGCCAGGTCGGCTGCGCGAGAATGTCTGCAGTACCCAAAGACAGGAGTCGTACCCATGTCCACCAACTCTCCCGACGATCGTCCGGATCGCGAGCCGCGTCGCCGGGACGGTGGCGACGGGGCCGGCTTCCGCGGTGGTCGCGACGACCGCTCCGGCGCGCCCCGCCGTGACAACGACCGTGGTGGCTCCGGTGCCGGCGGCGGTTTCCGTCGTGACGACAACCGTGGTGGCTCCGGCTCCGGTTCCGGTGGCGGTTTCCGTCGTGACGACCGTGGTGGCTCGGGTTCCGGTGGTGGCTTCCGTCGTGACGACAACCGTGGCGGCTCGGGTACGGGTGGCGGCGGTTTCCGCCGGGATGACAACCGTGGTGGCTCTGGCTCCGGTTCGAGTGGTGGTTTCCGCCGTGACGACCGTGGTCCTCGTCGTGATGACGACCGTGGTGGGCGTCCGGGTGGCTTCGAGCGTCGTGACGACCGGCCGCGCGGCCCGCGCCGCGACGACGACCGGCCCTCCGGCGGTGGTTTCCGCCGTGATGACAACCGTGGTGGCTCCGGTGCCGGTGGTGGCTTCCGTCGTGACGACCGTGGTGGCTCCGGTGCGGGCGGTGGCTTCCGCCGCGACGACAACCGTGGCGGCTCGGGTGCCGGTGGTGGTTTCCGCCGTGACGACCGTGCTCCGCGTCGTGATGACGACCGTGGGGGGCGTCCGGGTGGCTTCGAGCGTCGTGACGACCGGCCTTCCGGCGGTGGCTTCCGCCGTGATGACAACCGTGGTGGCTCCGGTGCCGGCGGCGGTTTCCGTCGTGACGACCGTGGTGGCTCCGGCTCCGGTGGTGGTTTCCGCCGCGATGACCGTGCTCCGCGTCGTGATGACGACCGTGGTGGGCGTCCGGGTGGCTTCGAGCGTCGTGACGACCGGCCCTCCGGCGGTGGCTTCCGCCGTGACGACAACCGTGGTGGCTCCGGTGCGGGCGGTGGTTTCCGTCGTGACGACCGTGGTGGCTCCGGCTCCGGTGGTGGTTTCCGCCATGACGACAACCGTGGCGGCTCCGGCTCCGGCGGTGGCTTCCGCCGTGACGACCGTGCTCCGCGTCGTGATGACGACCGTGGTGGGCGTCCGGGTGGCTTCGAGCGCCGTGACGACCGGCCCTCCGGTGGTGGCTTCCGCCGTGACGACCGTGCCCCTCGTCGGGACGACGACCGTGGTGGCTTCCGTGGCCAGCGCGACGACCGTGGTCCTCGTCGTGATGACGACCGTGGTGGGCGTCCGGGTGGCTTCGAGCGTCGTGACGACCGGCCGCGCGGCCCGCGCCGCGACGACGACCGGCCCTCCGCCGGCGGCTTCCGCCGGGATGACAACCGAGGTGGCTCCGGTACGGGTGGCGGCGGCGGCTTCCGCCGTGACGACAACCGAGGCGGCTCCGGCTCGGGTGCGGGTGGCGGTTTCCGCCGCGACGACCGAGGCGGCGCCGGCGGTGGCTTCCGCCGTGACGACAACCGTGGCGGCTCGGGTACGGGTGGCGGCGGTTTCCGTCGCGACGACCGTGGCGGCTCCGGTGCCGGCGGCGGTTTCCGGCGCGACGACCGTGGACCGCGCCGTGACGACGACCGCGGTGGCTACCGGGGTGAGCGGGACGACCGCGGTGGCTACCAGGGCCGCGACGACCGTGAGCGCGAGCCCATCAAGCGGCTGCCCATTCCCGACGACGTCACGGGCCACGAGATCGACAAGGACGTGCGGCAGGAGCTCATGAGCCTGCCGAAGACCCTCGCCGAGGACGTCGCGCGCAACCTCGTCATGGTCGCCCGGCTCATCGACGAGGACCCCGAGGAGGCGTACGGGTACTCCCGTGTCGCCCTCCGCCTGGCCTCCCGCGTCGCCGCCGTGCGCGAGGCGGCCGGCTTCGCCGCGTACGCGACGCAGAAGTACGGGGAGGCGCTCGCCGAGTTCCGTGCCGCGAAGCGGATGACCGGTTCGGTGGAGCTGTGGCCCGTCATGGCGGACTGCGAGCGCGGCCTGGGCCGCCCCGAGCGCGCGATGGCCATGGCCGGTGAGCCCGAGGTCCAGAAGCTGGACAAGGCCGGACAGGTCGAGATGCGTTTGGTCGCAGCCGGGGCCCGTCGTGACATGGGGCAGATCGACGCCGCCATCGTCACCCTGCAGAGCCCTGAGCTGGCCTCCCACGCCATTCACCCGTGGACCCCGCGCCTGCGCTACGCGTACGCGGACGCGCTGCTGGAGGCGGGCCGTGAGGACGAGGCCCGTGAGTGGTTCGGCAAGGCCCTCGAGTCCGACAAGGACGGCTCGACCGACGCCTCCGACCGGCTCGCCGAGCTGGACGGTGTCGAGTTCGTCGACGCCCTGGACGAGGACGAGGAGCGCGCGGCCGGCACCGCCGCCGCGGTGACCTCCGAAGCCCCGGCCGCCACGACGGCCGACGAGTCCGACGAGGACGTCGCCGACAACGACCTCGCGGACAACGACGTCTCCGACGACGACACCGGCGCCGACGGCGACGAGTACGACGACGAAGAGGACGATGACGACACCGACGAGCTGAACGCGTGGGCCGACCGTGCCGACGCGGCCGCCGAGAGCGTGGAGGCGGCCCCCGAGGCGGCCCCCGCGACGGAAGCGGGCACCGAGGAAAGCACCGAGAGCACCGAGAGCACCGAGGGACCCGGCACCGACGGACCGGCCAAGGCCTGATCCGTACGGCCGCGCAGGCGGCCACACACGGAGAACGGACGTAGAAGAAGGGCGGCACCCCTCCGGGGGTGCCGCCCTTCTTTCGTCGTGCGAGCGGGTACGGGCGAGTTCCGCTCAGTCGGTGCCGAGCCTCCGCAGCACCAGGCCGGTCGCCGGCTTCGGGCCGAACGAGGTGGACTTGCGGGGCATGGTGACGCCTTGCCGGGCGAGGTCCCGGACGACCGACTCGCGTACCGGGTGCATCAGCACGGCCGTTCCGCCCGACCGCTCGGCCTGGTCGACCGCCGCCACCGCGTCGTGGAGGTACGCGATCTCCTCGGCGGTGTCCGGGAGTCGCCAGACCCGGTCGAGCAACGTCGCGTGCAGCACCGTCGCGTCCAGCGTCCGCCAGGCCTCCGGCCCCGCCGGTACGGTACGGGCGAGCAGGGCCGGGTCCGCCCGGTCCACGAGGCGGTAGGCGCCGTCTCCCGCCAGCAGGAAGGCGTTGCCCTCCTCGGAGGCGGCGGCGAGTGAGCCGAGCGCCCGGTGCAGCGGGCCCGCCACCGTGCGCACCCGGAACCGGCCGTCCAGCGCGGCGACGGCGTCGGCGGGGGAGAGCCGGCGGAGCAGCCGGTGGATCGCGCGGACCTGGAGCGGGTACCGGGCGGTGTCGACGAGATAGACCAGGCCCGAGTCCCACGGGCCGGGGGAGTTCTGCTCCCGCTGGAGCCGCAGGTAGGTGGCCCACCGGTGGTGGCCGTCGGCGATGAGGGCCTGGCGGGGAGCGAGATCGGCGGCGGCCTCGGCCTGCTCGGCCGGATCCGTGACCGCCCACAGCCGGTGCCGCAGGCCGTCCTCCGTCGTGGTCGTGAGCAGTGCGGGCCGCTGGACCGCCCGCTCCACCACCGCCGCCGCCCCGGAGTCCGCCGCGTCGCCCACGTACGTGAGGAGCAGCGGTTCGAGGTGGGCGCCGGTGGCCCGCATGAGGTCCGCGCGGTCGGCGACCACGTCGTCCATCACCTCCTCGTGCGGGAGGACGACCCGGTCGGCGGCGGGGGAGAGCCTCAGGGCGCCGATCAGACCGCGCTGGAGGAGACCGTTGCCGCGCTGCTCGTAGACGTAGAGGGCCGGAACCGGGTCGGGAGCCAGTACACCTTCGGCGATCCACGTGTCGAGGGTCCGGGCCGCCTGCTGGTTGCGGGCGGCCGGAGAGCCGTCCTGCGGCAGGATCAGCCGCACGATGTTGTGCGGGTCCGCCGACTCCAGGTGGTGCAGGCCGTCCGGCCGCACCACCACGTCGTACGGCGGCGACGTCACCGCCGCGAGGCTGCCGACCCGTTCGGGGACGTAGCGCAGTCCGCGGAACGGCGACAGGCGCAGCCCTTCCCCGGCGTCCCCCGATGTGTCCATCCCAGCATCGTAGGTGGGGTTCTCCGATGCGGGATGATCGGGGGGAAGGCGTCGAACGAGGAGCGAACACAATGAGTCAGCAGGACAGGTCACGGCCGCTCGGCAGCGCTGCGGCGCTGAACGAGGCGTACGACACGGCTCTGCTCGACCTCGACGGGGTCGTGTACGCGGGCGGCCGGGCGATCGGTCACGCCGTCGAGTCGCTCGGCAGTGCCCGCGACGGCGGGATGCACCTCGCGTACGTCACCAACAACGCGCTGCGGACCCCCGCCGCGGTGGCGGCGCACCTCACCGAACTGGGCGTGCCCGCCGAACCGTCGGACGTGATCACTTCCGCGCAGGCGGTGGCCCGGCTGGTCGCGGACCAGCTCCCGGCGGGTTCCCGGGTCCTCGCCATCGGGGGCGAGGGGCTGCGGGTGGCCCTCGAGGAGCGCGGACTCGTCCCCGTCGACTCGGCGGACGACGACCCGGTGGCGGTGGCCCAGGGGTACGGCGGCCCGGACTTCCCGTGGTCGCGCTTCGCCGAGGCCTCGTACGCGATCAACAGCGGCCTGCCCTGGTTCGCGTCCAACACCGACCTGACCATTCCGAGCGCCCGGGGCATCGCCCCCGGCAACGGTGCGGCGGTCGCGGTCGTACGGATCGCGACCGGCGCCGAGCCGCAGGTCGCGGGGAAGCCGCTGCCCCCGATGCACCGGGAGACCGTGCTGCGCACCGGTGCCGAGCGCCCGCTCGTCGTCGGCGACCGGCTGGACACGGACATCGAGGGCGCGTTCAACGGCCAGGTGGACTCGCTGCTGGTGCTGACCGGCGTCACCGACGCAGCACAGCTGGTCGCGGCCGTGCCGGAGCACCGCCCGACCTACGTCGACCGGGACCTGCGCGGGCTGCTCACCGGGCAGCCCGAGGTGACCGTGGAGGACGACGGGACGGCCCGCTGCGGCGGGTGGACCGCGTCGGTGCGCGGCCAGGAGCTGGCCCTGGAGGGCGAGGGGGACGCTCTCGACGCGATCGACGGGCTGCGGGCGCTCTGCGGCGCCGCGTGGACGGACGGGGGCGCGGAGGCGTGCGCTCTCGACGCGGGGAAGGCCGTCGCCCGCCTGGGGCTCTGACGGAGCGTACTCAGGCGGAGGGGCCGGCCCCGGCGGTTGTCGGGAGCAGCGGCCCCTCCGCCCTCGGGCGGACCTCGGAGTGCCGGCCTCGGGCCCGGGCACCCCTCAGAGCAGCGTTCTCAGCTTGATCAGGTCCCGGAACCCCGCCTCCAGACGGACCCGCCCCGCCCCCCACGCCTTGGCGAAGTTCAGATCGCCCGCCACCAGCGCGACCAGGTCGTCGCCGGTCATCGCCAGTCTGATCTCGGCCTTCTCGGGGGGCGGTCCCTCGACCGTGTCGAGCACCCGGATGCGGCCGTCCGCGAGCCGGCCGGTGAACGTCACGTCGAGGTCCTTGATGTGACAGCTCAGCGAGCGGTCCAGGGAGGCGGCGCTGCGCACGTCGCCGTCCGCGCCCGCGAGATTGTCGGAAAGTCTGTCCAGTGCGCTGCGGCACTCAGCCATGGTCGCCATCGTGATCGACGGTACCGCAGCCCACCGGGGTAGCGTTCCGGCATGAGCGATTGGACGGCGGAGCCGGGCACGGCCTCCGCACAACCATCCACCGACGCGCCCCCGGCGGCGCCCGACCACCCGGCGGAGCGCCCCGGCGGGGAGACGGCCCCGGACGGCGCGGGGCCCTCCGCCGAGCCCGCCGCGCCCGCCCCGCTCGGCGTCGTCCGCACGCCCACCGGGAACGCGGAGGTGGACGCCGCGCTGGAGCGGCTGGCCGACGCCGACCACCTCGCGGCGGACGGGCACACCGCGGTGTACGAGGATGTACACCGCGGGCTGCGCTCCACGCTGACCGCGCTGGACGCCGGGCCCGCACCCGCACCCCCGTACGACAACAGGAGCTGAACGTAACCGTGGCAGGAGTGGCCCGTCGCCGCCTCGACGCAGAGCTGGTTCACCGCAAGCTCGCCCGCTCGCGCGAGCACGCGAGCCAGCTGATCGCCGCGGGACGCGTCTCCGTACGCGGCCTCGTCGCGACCAAATCCGCCACCCAGGTGGAGACCAGCGCCCCCGTCGTCGTCGCCGAGGACGAGAGCGACCCGGAGTACGTCTCGCGCGGCGGCCACAAGCTCGCCGGCGCCTTCGCCGCCTTCGTCCCGCTGGGACTGGAGGTGGCGGGCCGCCGCGCGCTGGACGCCGGGGCGTCCACCGGCGGCTTCACCGACGTGCTGCTGCGCACGGGGGCGCGGCAGGTCCTCGCCGTCGACGTCGGCTACGGACAGCTCGCCTGGTCGCTCCAGTCCGACGAGCGGGTCGTCGTCAAGGACCGCACCAACGTGCGTGAGCTGACGCTCGACCACATCGACGGGCTGCCGGTGGACCTGGTGGTGGGCGACCTCTCGTTCATCCCGCTGGGGCTCGTGCTGCCCGCGCTGGTGCGCTGCGCCGCCCCCGACGCCGACCTGGTCCTCATGGTCAAACCGCAGTTCGAGGTCGGCAAGGAACGGCTCGGCAGCGGCGGGGTGGTGCGCAGCCCCGAGCTGCGCGCCGAGGCGGTACGCGAAGTCGCCCGCCGGGCGGCGGCGCTGGGGCTCGGGGTGCGCGGGGTGACGGCCAGTCCACTGCCCGGCCCTTCGGGGAACGTCGAGTACTTTCTGTGGCTGCGGGCCGGCGCACCCGAACTGGATCCGGCAGATGTGGACCGTGCAGTGGCGGAGGGGCCGCGTTGACGACGACAAGTACGGCACGAACAGTCTTCCTTCTGGCGCACACCGGCCGTCCGGCCGCGATCCGCAGCGCGGAGCTCGTGGTGCAGGGGCTGCTCCGCAACGGCCTGGGGGTACGGGTCCTGGAGGCGGAGGCCGCCGACCTTCCGCTGCCGCCGTCCGTGGAGACGGTCTGCGACGCCACCCCCGCCGCGGTGGACGGGTGCGAGCTGCTGATCGTGCTCGGCGGTGACGGCACCCTGCTGCGCGGCGCGGAGATCTCGCGCGCCTCGGGCGTCCCCATGCTCGGGGTGAACCTCGGCCGGGTCGGCTTCCTCGCCGAGGCCGAGCGCGACGACCTGGACCGGGTCGTCGCCCGCGTGGTGACCCGGGCGTACGAGGTCGAGGAGCGGATGACCCTCGACGTGGTGGTGCACAGCAACGGCGCCGTCGTGCACACCGACTGGGCGCTCAACGAGGCGGCCGTCCAGAAGGTCTCGCCCGAGAGGATGCTGGAGGTCGTCCTGGAGATCGACGGCCGGCCGGTCACCGGGTTCGGCTGCGACGGCATCGTCTGCGCGACCCCCACCGGTTCGACCGCCTACGCGTTCTCCGCCGGCGGCCCCGTCGTCTGGCCCGAGGTCGAGGCCCTGCTGATGGTGCCGATCAGCGCGCACGCCCTGTTCGCCAAACCGCTGGTCACCTCGCCGACGTCGGTGCTCGCGGTGGAGGTCCAGCCGCACACCCCGCACGGTGTCCTGTGGTGCGACGGCCGCCGGAACGTCGAGCTGCCCGCCGGCGCCCGCGTCGAGGTCCGGCGTGGCGCCGTGCCCGTACGGCTGGCACGGCTGCACCACGCGTCGTTCACCGACCGGCTGGTCGCGAAGTTCGCGCTGCCGGTCTCCGGGTGGCGGGGCCTGCCCCAGTGAGACACGGGTTCCCGGGCCCCGCGAAGGCTCCGGAACCCGCCCCGTCCGGTGGTCGTGGGACGCCCGCGCGAAGGCGTGGGGGTGAGTCGCGGCCGGGGGCCGTCGCACGGGGGCGGTGAAACCTCGTATGGTCGTGTCCGTGTTGGAGGAGATGCGGATACGGTCGCTCGGAGTCATCGACGATGCCGTGGTCGAGCTGTCGCCCGGATTCACCGCGGTCACGGGTGAGACCGGTGCGGGCAAGACCATGGTCGTCACGAGCCTCGGGCTGCTGCTCGGCGGACGCGCCGATCCCGCCCTGGTGCGGATCGGCGCCAAGGCAGCGGTGGTCGAAGGACGGATCACGGTCGCGGACGGTGACGCGGTCGCCCTGCGGGCCGAGGAGGCCGGTGCGGAGATCGAGGACGGCGCGCTGCTCATCAGCCGTACCGTCTCGGCGGAGGGGCGCTCACGGGCCCACCTCGGGGGCAGATCCGTGCCCGTCGGGGTCCTCGCCGAACTCGCCGACGAACTCGTCGCAGTGCACGGCCAGACCGACCAGCAGGGCCTGCTCAAGCCCGCGCGGCAGCGGCAGGCGCTGGACCGGTACGCCGGCGACGGCGTCGCCGGGCCGCACACCAAGTACGCGGCGGCCTACCGGCGGCTGCGCGCCGTCGTCGTGGAGCTCGACGAGATCACCACCCGGGCCCGGGAGCGGGCCCAGGAGGCGGACCTGCTGCGCTTCGGCCTCGACGAGATCGCGGCCGTCGAACCGCTCCCCGGCGAGGACACCGAACTCGCCGCCGAGGCCGAGCGCCTCGGACACGCCGAG
This window encodes:
- a CDS encoding tetratricopeptide repeat protein, with the protein product MRQELMSLPKTLAEDVARNLVMVARLIDEDPEEAYGYSRVALRLASRVAAVREAAGFAAYATQKYGEALAEFRAAKRMTGSVELWPVMADCERGLGRPERAMAMAGEPEVQKLDKAGQVEMRLVAAGARRDMGQIDAAIVTLQSPELASHAIHPWTPRLRYAYADALLEAGREDEAREWFGKALESDKDGSTDASDRLAELDGVEFVDALDEDEERAAGTAAAVTSEAPAATTADESDEDVADNDLADNDVSDDDTGADGDEYDDEEDDDDTDELNAWADRADAAAESVEAAPEAAPATEAGTEESTESTESTEGPGTDGPAKA
- a CDS encoding DUF1015 domain-containing protein, translated to MDTSGDAGEGLRLSPFRGLRYVPERVGSLAAVTSPPYDVVVRPDGLHHLESADPHNIVRLILPQDGSPAARNQQAARTLDTWIAEGVLAPDPVPALYVYEQRGNGLLQRGLIGALRLSPAADRVVLPHEEVMDDVVADRADLMRATGAHLEPLLLTYVGDAADSGAAAVVERAVQRPALLTTTTEDGLRHRLWAVTDPAEQAEAAADLAPRQALIADGHHRWATYLRLQREQNSPGPWDSGLVYLVDTARYPLQVRAIHRLLRRLSPADAVAALDGRFRVRTVAGPLHRALGSLAAASEEGNAFLLAGDGAYRLVDRADPALLARTVPAGPEAWRTLDATVLHATLLDRVWRLPDTAEEIAYLHDAVAAVDQAERSGGTAVLMHPVRESVVRDLARQGVTMPRKSTSFGPKPATGLVLRRLGTD
- a CDS encoding HAD hydrolase-like protein; this encodes MSQQDRSRPLGSAAALNEAYDTALLDLDGVVYAGGRAIGHAVESLGSARDGGMHLAYVTNNALRTPAAVAAHLTELGVPAEPSDVITSAQAVARLVADQLPAGSRVLAIGGEGLRVALEERGLVPVDSADDDPVAVAQGYGGPDFPWSRFAEASYAINSGLPWFASNTDLTIPSARGIAPGNGAAVAVVRIATGAEPQVAGKPLPPMHRETVLRTGAERPLVVGDRLDTDIEGAFNGQVDSLLVLTGVTDAAQLVAAVPEHRPTYVDRDLRGLLTGQPEVTVEDDGTARCGGWTASVRGQELALEGEGDALDAIDGLRALCGAAWTDGGAEACALDAGKAVARLGL
- a CDS encoding SCP2 sterol-binding domain-containing protein, with protein sequence MATMAECRSALDRLSDNLAGADGDVRSAASLDRSLSCHIKDLDVTFTGRLADGRIRVLDTVEGPPPEKAEIRLAMTGDDLVALVAGDLNFAKAWGAGRVRLEAGFRDLIKLRTLL
- a CDS encoding TlyA family RNA methyltransferase, whose translation is MAGVARRRLDAELVHRKLARSREHASQLIAAGRVSVRGLVATKSATQVETSAPVVVAEDESDPEYVSRGGHKLAGAFAAFVPLGLEVAGRRALDAGASTGGFTDVLLRTGARQVLAVDVGYGQLAWSLQSDERVVVKDRTNVRELTLDHIDGLPVDLVVGDLSFIPLGLVLPALVRCAAPDADLVLMVKPQFEVGKERLGSGGVVRSPELRAEAVREVARRAAALGLGVRGVTASPLPGPSGNVEYFLWLRAGAPELDPADVDRAVAEGPR
- a CDS encoding NAD kinase is translated as MTTTSTARTVFLLAHTGRPAAIRSAELVVQGLLRNGLGVRVLEAEAADLPLPPSVETVCDATPAAVDGCELLIVLGGDGTLLRGAEISRASGVPMLGVNLGRVGFLAEAERDDLDRVVARVVTRAYEVEERMTLDVVVHSNGAVVHTDWALNEAAVQKVSPERMLEVVLEIDGRPVTGFGCDGIVCATPTGSTAYAFSAGGPVVWPEVEALLMVPISAHALFAKPLVTSPTSVLAVEVQPHTPHGVLWCDGRRNVELPAGARVEVRRGAVPVRLARLHHASFTDRLVAKFALPVSGWRGLPQ